Proteins from a genomic interval of Amycolatopsis sp. cg13:
- a CDS encoding TIGR03619 family F420-dependent LLM class oxidoreductase, which translates to MSRQVVLPNEAPDLTPQRLADLARLAEELGYESVWLPDHVLPPEPFGEVFGGVYEPLATLAYLAAATERVQLGTSVVIAPLREPYLLAKQAATIDRLSGHRLILGVGAGWNEPEFAEIGADFSRRGATLDDTLSLLDQLFTTGRGRAGGYFEPRPAGRIPILVGGNSTVALRRAVRAGDQWLSAGLSPAAFAERVATLDRLDPERRVRRIARQQFSEDLSAAVETYRAYRAAGADAVAVHFGGDEGYEERMRAFAEVTS; encoded by the coding sequence ATGAGCCGCCAGGTCGTCCTCCCGAACGAAGCGCCGGACCTGACCCCGCAGCGCCTCGCCGACCTCGCCCGGCTGGCCGAGGAGCTGGGCTACGAATCCGTCTGGCTGCCCGACCACGTGCTGCCGCCGGAACCGTTCGGCGAAGTCTTCGGCGGGGTGTACGAGCCGCTGGCGACCCTCGCCTACCTGGCCGCGGCGACCGAACGTGTGCAGTTGGGCACGTCCGTGGTGATCGCGCCGCTGCGTGAGCCGTATCTGCTGGCCAAGCAGGCCGCGACGATCGACCGGCTGTCCGGGCACCGGCTGATTCTGGGCGTCGGCGCGGGATGGAACGAGCCGGAGTTCGCGGAGATCGGCGCGGACTTCTCCCGGCGCGGGGCGACGCTGGACGACACGCTTTCGCTGCTGGACCAGCTGTTCACCACCGGACGCGGCCGCGCTGGCGGGTATTTCGAACCTCGGCCGGCGGGGCGGATTCCGATCCTGGTCGGCGGGAACTCGACGGTCGCGCTGCGCCGGGCAGTCCGGGCCGGGGACCAGTGGCTCAGCGCGGGACTCTCGCCGGCGGCTTTCGCGGAACGAGTCGCGACGCTGGATCGGCTCGATCCTGAGCGGCGCGTGCGGCGGATCGCCCGGCAGCAGTTCAGCGAGGACCTGAGCGCGGCCGTCGAGACCTACCGTGCGTATCGCGCGGCGGGTGCGGACGCGGTGGCTGTGCACTTCGGGGGTGATGAGGGATACGAGGAGCGGATGAGGGCGTTTGCGGAGGTGACGTCGTGA